One Suricata suricatta isolate VVHF042 chromosome 15, meerkat_22Aug2017_6uvM2_HiC, whole genome shotgun sequence DNA segment encodes these proteins:
- the RRS1 gene encoding ribosome biogenesis regulatory protein homolog — protein MEGQSVEELLAKAERDEAERLQRITVHKELELEFDLGNLLALDRNPPTGLRRAGPTPEAELQALARDNTQLLINQLWQLPTERVEEALVARLPEPTTRLPREKPVPRPRPLTRWQQFARLKGIRPKKKTNLVWDEVSGQWRRRWGYQRARDDTKEWLIEVPGGADPLEDQFAKRIQAKKERVAKNELNRLRNLARAHKMQLPSAAGMHPTGHQSKEELGRAMQVAKVSTASVGRFQERLPKEKAPRGSGKKRKFQPLFGDFAAEKKSQLELLRVMNSKKPQLDVTRATNKQMREEDQEEAAKKRKMSQKGKRKGGWQGAGGKRKGGPPSQGGKRKGGLGGKMNSAPPRSGGKRKGEHHQGGKRRK, from the coding sequence ATGGAGGGCCAGAGCGTGGAGGAGCTGCTGGCAAAGGCCGAGCGGGACGAGGCAGAGAGGCTGCAGCGCATCACAGTGCAcaaggagctggagctggagttCGACCTGGGTAACCTGCTGGCCTTGGACCGGAACCCCCCCACGGGACTGCGGCGCGCAGGACCCACCCCGGAGGCCGAGCTGCAGGCCCTGGCGCGGGACAACACGCAGCTGCTCATCAACCAGCTGTGGCAGCTGCCCACGGAGCGCGTAGAGGAGGCGCTGGTCGCGCGGCTGCCGGAGCCCACCACCCGCCTGCCGCGCGAGAAGCCGGTGCCCCGGCCGCGGCCGCTGACACGCTGGCAGCAGTTCGCGCGCCTCAAGGGCATCCGTCCCAAGAAGAAGACCAATCTGGTGTGGGACGAGGTGAGTGGCCAGTGGCGACGCCGCTGGGGCTACCAGCGCGCCCGCGACGACACCAAGGAATGGTTGATCGAGGTGCCTGGCGGTGCCGACCCGTTGGAGGACCAGTTCGCCAAGCGGATCCAGGCTAAGAAGGAACGTGTGGCCAAAAATGAGCTGAACCGGCTGCGTAACCTGGCCCGCGCGCACAAGATGCAGCTGCCCAGCGCGGCAGGCATGCACCCCACGGGACACCAGAGCAAGGAGGAACTGGGCCGCGCCATGCAGGTGGCCAAGGTCTCCACCGCCTCAGTGGGGCGTTTCCAGGAGCGCTTACCCAAGGAGAAAGCGCCGCGGGGCTCCGGCAAAAAGAGGAAGTTTCAGCCCCTTTTCGGGGACTTTGCAGCCGAGAAAAAGAGCCAGTTGGAGCTGCTGCGTGTGATGAATAGCAAAAAGCCTCAGCTGGACGTGACGAGGGCCACCAATAAACAGATGAGggaggaggaccaggaggaggcggccaagaagaggaaaatgagccagaagggcaagagaaaggggggctggcagggggctgGCGGCAAGAGGAAAGGTGGCCCTCCCagccagggagggaagaggaaagggggctTGGGGGGCAAGATGAATTCTGCGCCTCCTCGCTCGGGTGGCAAGAGGAAAGGAGAACACCaccaaggaggaaagagaaggaagtga